Below is a window of Phoenix dactylifera cultivar Barhee BC4 chromosome 7, palm_55x_up_171113_PBpolish2nd_filt_p, whole genome shotgun sequence DNA.
taatcaataaaaaataaaaaatatttaaaatttaattattttttagaaataattttttataaaaataatttttttatatttatggaAAAGAAAGTTACATGGGATATGAAAAAAATCTGATTTTTACTAAaaaattagaatatttttttgcaaacatatctttaaatttttagataaattaggataattttttattattattaaagacGTCatagatattatatatatatatttaaaaaatagataCAAAATTAAATTTAAGCTATTCtgaaatatattaatttttaaatcaactaaacatgtaaaaattatttttaaaattattatatattttaataaaaaaattctaaggtttttaagattagattttaaaaaaatgaaagaaaaaaaaaggtacagCTACTTTATGTAGAGTGTGACCTTGGTAGCCCATAAGATAAAGACCCCTCcgaccaagaaagaaaaaaagagagagttacAGATGTTGCTCATTGGATCATTTAACAGGTTGATATAGCACAAACAAACATATAATAGCAATGTTTTAAAAATATTGCTCGCATGTATCTTAATGTATGATCGAAAGATCCATGTTATTTTTGATCATCAAATGATTTGAGGAGAGTTGGATCCTGATTGCATTGATGTACCATACCAGCGATGCTGCATGTTGGCTAATGCAATTGTACATGCTGTGCAGCAGTTTAGGGCATCCAATGCATGGACCAGGCAAATGACCTCTACCAGAGAGAGTGAACTCAAGGTTGATAACTTGATAATATATGGGAGGAGAAAGACATGGAAATTGTTTAGATTGTCACTAATGATGACCATAATCTAGGCATACCATGCATTACTGCACTAAAGGATAATGGAGGAATTAGATCTAATATCATGACTCGCTCTCGATGCAATTCGTGTCGCTTGAAGTGAAACATACACATTAGATATATGAAATGTAGCCGCCATTAGCGGTCGCCTAATCCGTTTCTAGATCATGACATCTTAGTATGGCCTTGAATCAAGCACATTTTGTTGCAATCTCATTTAAGGCAGCTAGCATGCTTCCCAATCTATTTCTCAAGGATCTCCCTTTGCTTTGGCTACTAGTTAAAACAAATTTCAATTTCATCAAACACTTCTTCGGTGTTTTCCTTCACTAGTTACATAGATTTCGATATCATCACATACCCCCTTTCAGTTATTTTTTAGAGCTTGTGTGTTCTTAACTTTGAAGCTGCCAAATAGGGCATGCATGCATCCCATGTGTTCTGTATTTGATCATGTCATCATCTGCATATTTTTATTCCTCCATATCATCATGCATAGGTAGAGAGGCAACAATATCCTAAACAGTAGCATGTCAAGAAGGTGATTCCCTGAATTGACATTTCATGTGCGCCACAACAAAAATGCCACTGTTCTTCAGCAAGAACATAATTATCATGCAATGTCACAAAGGTTCAGGTGGATAGCTATTGGCCAAGTGCAAGATCTGACGCAACCAGTTCTTCCACTGATAATGCCCCCACCCCCACAGGGAAAAATTTTATTcagtaattttttaaattttacaaTTTAAAGTACAGGGTATAATATTCTCTTCAAACTCCAAGTTATGAAATTTAAAAAGCAGATGTACTTCAACATGTtgattcaaaatatatatactaATAAGAGAGAAACAAAACTTAGCTGCCTTGGAATTAAATTAGTTGCGATCCTGTGCCCGTATATTATCAATTGTTCAGTAAATCACCCATTTTTTCTACTGTTTCTGCTGGCAAGAAAGGCCTTCTCCAATCTGTACGACCAAGATGAACATAGACAAAAGATCGAGACCCACTTCATCTTTTGCAAATGGCTTCAGCAATTGAACTATGTGCAACATTATGTCAAATGCATCCAAATGCTGAACTGTCGGAGTCAGCTGCTCCCTTTGTCCACTGTCTCCAGGAACTTTGATTTTGAAGTCCATATGCTCACCTTTGAAATCCAGCCATATAAGAATAACCGAGAATGGGTAGCCTCCCAATCCGTTCATAAATTACATCTATATGAAGTCCTGTAGATTGCATATGTTAACAACACTGGGATCGTGAAGCAGTATATAGGGGAATGAAGAAAAGGATTCATGTCATAAGCCTTCACCAGAGCTCTGCAATGCTGAAATTGAATCAAGAAGTTAGTAGTAAGTTTTAACTGTTTAAGTGATTAATGCATTAAGCTGAGTGTTAACTTTAAGAAACAACAATCTTGGAAGCAAAGAGAATTTAAGTTACAAACAGTCTTCCAATGACCCAGAAGGAAAAAGGGATGTTACCAGGGCCCATCCATATAAAAAGTGAGAACGCTAGACACCCTAATTAGATTGCATTTAAGCAAACTCTGGTAATATTGAATCAAGAAGCCAGTATCCATGTCTTAACTAAAAGAACAAACATTGAAGCTGgttttcatgggctcaaattCCTATGCTAACATCTTACCCACAAGAAAAGAAGTTAATCTACAAGGACACAGtataaaaaaatcagatgggagAAAATTGACTTACCTTCCAATGTTTCCACAATATTACCAGACAGACCAGCAAAAGGAGTTTTCTCATCCAACGCCCACTGCAAAAACTCACGTGTCGCATGCGTTTCTTGCCCTCTTTATAAAGAtcatcttctttcttccctgacAGTGAGAGATAATGTGTTCGATATGCTGTTTTTTCTGCAGCCATGGCAGCAATAACTAAAATAGTTGGTAAAACCACAAAGAAAAGATGAGGTAGAACCACAATCATGACATCAGGCACCCCAATATATGGAAGTTTACTGCTGTTGTTGAAATGTGGAACAGCCCAACCTCTATAAGTCATGTATGCCATACTGTCGCTTTCAGTAAAAACATACCCAAAAAACCAAGGGAATAAAAGTAGGTAAAGAACATACAGAAGGATTCCTGACCATATAAAAGTCATTTTTGGAAGCTCTATCAAAACCCAAAATGCACCACGAGTTAAACATTCTCCTATACTTCTTCCACTGAAACCAGGGCTGAGATACTTGTAAGTGTAATACTTCTTCGAACATGTAAGGAAAACTTGTGGAATAAGAAGCAATGAGAAGAGAAGTGGAAGGACGGACCAGAGAACAGGGTGATATATGGAGGCCCATTGACAACCCATTACGAAAAACTCCTTCCACTTCCAGCTAACTTTTGCATTTAGGCCATTAATAGAGAATGGCATTAATTGGCTGTGACTAGATTTTCCATAAATGTCTAGTGCTTCTATTTGCAGCCAATAACGATCTGGAGATGGATCAGCAAATGCCCTCCAATTCCATGGGACCATGTACATATCTCCCCTGGTTCCATTCCCCTCAAGCTTCCTCATTGTTGAGTCTAGTACCAAACTGAGACTTCCAGAACGAGTATCATAAACCTTTGCTAAAACAGTCACAATCTCAGTCCTTGAGAAAACCAGAGCTCTTACCGTTGTATAAGATAAAGTTCTCTTAGTTTGACAAATGTAGTCATGGGAAGATGATATCCTTTGCATGAAGCGTGAGTCAACAGGAAAAGTCGGCAAAATTATTGTGTCCTTGGATCCCAACACGAAATCTACATCAGCATATGACACATGGCCAGAATCAATTGTGACTATCCTCATTGCTCTACTCTTTCTCCAATCACCCATCTCCCATTCCCAAAATTCTTTGGTAGATTTGGATTCATTGGAGCATTTCTCACTATTTACATTACTCGGAGTTCCTTGGTGAATGTTAAACTGATAATACATCCCAGATGACAGAAAATGATGGCCTGATTGATGATGACGTTTTAAGTTCTTCCCAAACCTTGTATGGAGATGCCCACAGATGTAAGCCGATAATGAATGCTTTAGAAACACATCTTTGAGACTTCTTCCTGTATCTGTTAATGCTGAAAAGGACAAAGGAAAGTGCCCAAAGGTGATCTTCGTTACTGCTGAGTTTGTTATATCATCGTCCCACTGTGAAAGCTCCATGTCCATTTCTGCAAGCAATCGATCAGTTGGATGTCCAAATAGATTTGTTGGGCCACGGAGGCCAACCTCCATTGTGCTATCAAAGCCAACAAAAAGATGTTTCCATCCACTATTCTGCATATGAAGAATAATTTTACAATTACTGAGCATGAGAAATTAGTTCTAGAACATATGGTAATATAAAGAAGAAATACTAAAAGAATTGAAGCTATGTGAATTCCACAAAAGTTGGCATCAAAGAGCATAACAGTGAAATTGAATCTACTAAAGCAACTAGCAGGAGGAAGTTCTTATAGTTAAGTAGATATTCATTTTATATTTACATAGCAAGGGTGTTTTTTCATTCATCTCTGTCTCAATAATATGATTATACAAAATGAACTGACAAAGACATTAATAATGGTTAGGAGCACTAACCTGCAAAGTAACACTCTGGACATTCCCTTCCCGTCTTAGTCCTGCATTGATGCCATACTTTTGGTAGTAGTCATAGGCACCACCAACCTCCGGGACACCAAAACTATCATGATTCCCTCTAAGATCATAGAAAATTTTCCTGTTAAGCCCACTCCTTTCAAAAACATCCTCAATCACATTCTGGTACTCGATCCACTCTGACTCCTCTTGTTTCATAGTTAACAAATCTTTGCTTTTTCCATCTGACCAGAAGGATGAGAGAGGAGGGAAAACCAAAAAGCATGACTAACATCAGTACTCGAGATCTATGATCAAGCAAACTTTTTCCCATGAGGATTAAAAAACAATTCATGTAATATTTATAGCTTTAACTCAATGCAAGATAAGGCATTTGTTCcttctattttccttttttctttccgaCTGAGAAAAACAAGCTTTTTTTATAGAAGAAACAAGCTTTTCAATGGACCTAAAATACaagaatgtaaaaaaaaaattcatttataaagatataattcttgataaattttgaattcaatatacCCTACATGTCAAAAATATGCTTAGAAGAATGCACGTTTAAAACCATAATGGAATAAGATTTTCCCAAATATGGGTGGTTGTTTGAAGCTGGTGTAATTAAGATTGCCACTTACAAGTTTCAGCTTATAGGAGTTTGAGGCACCAGCCATAAGCATATTTTGAAGCTCAACCTTAACAAGGCACAATTGTAACATTTGAGATAAAAATGAATGCATCAATGTGAAACAAAAAATTACAGACGACCCTGCAAAATGTTTAAAGTTCATCAAAGAGGATTTCAAGGTGTTCTACATAGCTGAAGCCTCAATATAGATAGTCCTGTTTAAATAGTTCCTTCTAATGGACTCTGGTCTCCACAGAGGGCAACAAACCTCTAGAGTTTACTTTAGTAGGGACTCTCATGGACTGCTTGCTACATATACTGACAACAACATTGCATTTCCTTAAGCATCTGAGGAGCAACTTGGCATGCCTCAATTTACGATCTTCCTCTTAACATGCATTTCATGGCACCAAATATGAAGAGAAATCAACAGCACAGTGAGAAGCCATCCTCCACTCATTCAAACATATCTTTAGTAACTATGAATCATGAGAAATTCAGCATTCATGGTTTCAAAGGTGCTATAGATAAAAACATATTTGAGGTATTAATTTTGCCCTTTATTGTAGATCAATAGACTCAAATTACTAAGTTGAAATCAAGGTAGAGAGATCACTTAATTTGTTTCCACTAGGACATATTGTAAGACCTATATGAGACCAACGAAGTGTAAGGCCAAGAACTACAGGTCCTATTTGCTTTCAATAGAACATCAAATTGTCCATTGGCATCGTTTTTTTCAACTTCCCAATATGGTAGGTTCCCAAGACTAATTAGTTGATAAGCTTTTTATCCATAGTAAAATGAATGAGAAATTGGAAATTCATATAAAAAGAAACAAGCTGTTTAATGTCATCCACGTTTTTCTAACCACCACCATTAATGCCACAATAAAAATTATCAAATGGATCGTAAGATTAAATATACAGAGCAATTTTTAAACTATGCTACAATGTAATGCACTATGATATTGAAGACAAGGTGCAATTTAACTTTGATGGGCCATTTTAGAAATTTATTGCTGCTAaagcatcaaattcatcatagtGCTTAAAGTTTCAATTCAAACCGAAATAATCCTCAAGTAGTTACGATGCTAAAGAAAAAATTGCAAGGCATTAGTTTCAGTTGGAGCCATGAGCAAAGTTGAATGAAACTGAAAGCCCGCGTTAAATTACGTCGCATTTTAGTGTATATCTATATGGATCAAAGCATGCTAGTAACACTCAAACAGTCCTCTTCTctaaaatcaatgattgtgaagaATTGACTAGCCAAAGTGCTTCCAGTGTCTAGCCTAAACAGGCT
It encodes the following:
- the LOC103707763 gene encoding putative metallophosphoesterase At3g03305 isoform X1, coding for MPPPASTGFSTVSPPSVDLSLSLSLSLSAPTMDREKKWGVYLLAALLLSLVSATAASDPGRRRSVIEVEGEPSSVVWVVQLSDLHFSVFHPERARDFKRYVPPALAMINPSLVLITGDLTDGKSKDLLTMKQEESEWIEYQNVIEDVFERSGLNRKIFYDLRGNHDSFGVPEVGGAYDYYQKYGINAGLRREGNVQSVTLQNSGWKHLFVGFDSTMEVGLRGPTNLFGHPTDRLLAEMDMELSQWDDDITNSAVTKITFGHFPLSFSALTDTGRSLKDVFLKHSLSAYICGHLHTRFGKNLKRHHQSGHHFLSSGMYYQFNIHQGTPSNVNSEKCSNESKSTKEFWEWEMGDWRKSRAMRIVTIDSGHVSYADVDFVLGSKDTIILPTFPVDSRFMQRISSSHDYICQTKRTLSYTTVRALVFSRTEIVTVLAKVYDTRSGSLSLVLDSTMRKLEGNGTRGDMYMVPWNWRAFADPSPDRYWLQIEALDIYGKSSHSQLMPFSINGLNAKVSWKWKEFFVMGCQWASIYHPVLWSVLPLLFSLLLIPQVFLTCSKKYYTYKYLSPGFSGRSIGECLTRGAFWVLIELPKMTFIWSGILLYVLYLLLFPWFFGYVFTESDSMAYMTYRGWAVPHFNNSSKLPYIGVPDVMIVVLPHLFFVVLPTILVIAAMAAEKTAYRTHYLSLSGKKEDDLYKEGKKRMRHVSFCSGRWMRKLLLLVCLVILWKHWKHCRALVKAYDMNPFLHSPIYCFTIPVLLTYAIYRTSYRCNL
- the LOC103707763 gene encoding putative metallophosphoesterase At3g03305 isoform X2 encodes the protein MKQEESEWIEYQNVIEDVFERSGLNRKIFYDLRGNHDSFGVPEVGGAYDYYQKYGINAGLRREGNVQSVTLQNSGWKHLFVGFDSTMEVGLRGPTNLFGHPTDRLLAEMDMELSQWDDDITNSAVTKITFGHFPLSFSALTDTGRSLKDVFLKHSLSAYICGHLHTRFGKNLKRHHQSGHHFLSSGMYYQFNIHQGTPSNVNSEKCSNESKSTKEFWEWEMGDWRKSRAMRIVTIDSGHVSYADVDFVLGSKDTIILPTFPVDSRFMQRISSSHDYICQTKRTLSYTTVRALVFSRTEIVTVLAKVYDTRSGSLSLVLDSTMRKLEGNGTRGDMYMVPWNWRAFADPSPDRYWLQIEALDIYGKSSHSQLMPFSINGLNAKVSWKWKEFFVMGCQWASIYHPVLWSVLPLLFSLLLIPQVFLTCSKKYYTYKYLSPGFSGRSIGECLTRGAFWVLIELPKMTFIWSGILLYVLYLLLFPWFFGYVFTESDSMAYMTYRGWAVPHFNNSSKLPYIGVPDVMIVVLPHLFFVVLPTILVIAAMAAEKTAYRTHYLSLSGKKEDDLYKEGKKRMRHVSFCSGRWMRKLLLLVCLVILWKHWKHCRALVKAYDMNPFLHSPIYCFTIPVLLTYAIYRTSYRCNL